One window from the genome of Scyliorhinus torazame isolate Kashiwa2021f chromosome 3, sScyTor2.1, whole genome shotgun sequence encodes:
- the LOC140409429 gene encoding olfactory receptor class A-like protein 1 gives MLEREVIPFMLAFVTTIVLGTTGNIIVLFAFVSTAVKNKRFPPLDRVIVNKTFVNLLLCFYQGIPRMLTCYRVDLLNETGCIVLIYLSSSLRCISIWSVSNLSFLHLMQIKRPNCALVNYIRSHQSRYVNVTISALWLTSFIFYIPYTMDKIIRLSQEGENSSARFLPSSSCSTLASSSASDIVTYISVSLDLLAIVWVVVLNVLIIQLLCKHQRRVGVAGQGLNSGSRATLQATRILVSLLCIYVTCWMSNDIVWIMLIASIKPEQAQDQILTYTSSLISSLYYTASSYVLVFGHRNVKDVFNPFCKRLKQRKATHFQDVEI, from the coding sequence ATGCTAGAGAGAGAAGTGATCCCTTTCATGTTGGCGTTTGTGACCACAATTGTATTGGGCACAACGGGAAATATCATCGTCCTGTTCGCCTTTGTCAGCACTGCTGTGAAAAACAAGCGTTTCCCTCCGCTGGACAGAGTGATCGTGAACAAGACATTTGTCAACTTGTTACTGTGCTTCTACCAAGGCATCCCCAGAATGCTGACGTGCTACAGAGTCGACTTGCTGAATGAGACCGGCTGCATTGTTCTGATCTACCTGAGCTCTTCCCTCAGGTGCATCAGCATCTGGTCAGTTTCCAACCTCAGCTTCCTCCACCTGATGCAGATCAAGAGACCCAACTGCGCCTTGGTCAATTACATCCGTAGCCACCAGAGCAGATACGTCAATGTCACCATCAGCGCCCTGTGGCTCACCAGCTTCATCTTCTACATCCCCTACACCATGGACAAAATAATCCGCCTGTCCCAGGAGGGCGAGAACAGCTCGGCCAGATTCCTGCCCAGCTCCAGCTGCAGCACCCTGGCCAGCAGCTCGGCCTCCGACATCGTGACCTACATCTCGGTCAGCCTGGACCTCCTCGCCATCGTCTGGGTGGTGGTCCTCAACGTGCTGATCATTCAGCTCCTCTGCAAGCAccagaggagggtgggggtggcggggcaaGGGTTAAATTCCGGGAGCAGGGCCACCCTGCAGGCCACCAGGATCCTGGTCTCTCTGCTCTGCATCTATGTGACTTGCTGGATGTCCAACGACATCGTTTGGATTATGCTGATCGCCAGTATAAAACCCGAGCAGGCTCAGGACCAGATTCTGACATACACTTCCAGCTTGATTTCCTCCCTCTACTACACCGCCAGCTCCTATGTCTTGGTTTTCGGGCACAGGAATGTCAAAGACGTGTTCAATCCGTTCTGCAAGCGTTTGAAACAGAGGAAAGCCACACATTTTCAGGATGTGGAAATATAG